The nucleotide sequence AGCCCATCTCCCTCTCCGCTGCGCTCGGCGATCCGCAGTCGAGCGACGCCGTCATCTTCTGGTCCCTGCGTCTGCCCCGCGCCCTGCTGGGCATCATCGTCGGCGCGGGGCTCGCGGCATCCGGAACCACGCTCCAGGGTCTGCTGCGCAACCCGCTGGCGGATCCGTTCGTGCTCGGCGTCTCCGGTGGTGCCGCCCTGGGCGCTACGCTCGCGCTGGCGTTGGGGCTGGCCACGGTGGGGCAGGTGGCCCCGGGGCTGTTCGGCGGGCTCTCGCGGCTCTCGGGGCCCGCGCTCCTGGCATTCGCCGGTGCGGGAGGCTCCGTGCTCTTCGTTCTCGCCGCCAGCCGGGGCCACTCCTCGCGGGCGCCTTATGCCGCGCTGCTCACGGGCGTGGTCTTCAACGCGTTCGCCTCCGCCGCCATCACGCTCATCAAGACGCTGTCCGCCCCGGATCGCCTGGGAGAGATTCTCTACTGGCTGGCGGGCTCGCTCGGTTACGAGCGCGGTGCCACGCTGGGGCTGGCCGCGCTGCTCCAGCTCGCCGCCATCGCGGTGATGGTGGCGCTCTCCGGACGGCTC is from Hyalangium minutum and encodes:
- a CDS encoding FecCD family ABC transporter permease, yielding MTRQGRRLSASRVLGLGAAGLVLLAVAFAIAVRFGEQPISLSAALGDPQSSDAVIFWSLRLPRALLGIIVGAGLAASGTTLQGLLRNPLADPFVLGVSGGAALGATLALALGLATVGQVAPGLFGGLSRLSGPALLAFAGAGGSVLFVLAASRGHSSRAPYAALLTGVVFNAFASAAITLIKTLSAPDRLGEILYWLAGSLGYERGATLGLAALLQLAAIAVMVALSGRLNLMMLGDEDAAALGVPVARTRRLLLLATSASVAGAVALTGLIGFVGLIVPHVLRLAFGPDQRLLVPLSALGGAAFLVLADVLARVSFAFFGNELPVGVITALLGGPLFIALLYRRGGAPRAEGRG